A stretch of the Deinococcus sp. Leaf326 genome encodes the following:
- the murA gene encoding UDP-N-acetylglucosamine 1-carboxyvinyltransferase encodes MQLTPLHIQGGRELSGDIAVQHSKNAALPIIVASLLSSEPVTLHGVPRLSDVYTILELMHHIGTRHTWTGPNSLLLHTPEIVHTDAPYALVSKMRASFIVMGPILARAGEATVSMPGGCAWGPRPVDQHVKALRALGAELTEDDGNFAARRSGSLNGQFSFELLTVGGTHNAVLAAVLGDGVVTLDNASIDTDVVDMIEFLNSLGADIQGAGTHTLTIRGVAALRGGEYKVIPDRIEAGTFMILAAATRSRLRLTNVRPDHLTAIGEKLREMGVDVTEGADTLIVDARDRELKPVDVITLSYPGFPTDVQPQMSALLATVPGRSVVQDPVYPDRLTHVAELQRMGAHIEVDGYTQVIHGAPLHAASVKAADLRAGAALFIAGLTTEGETIIDGVQYLNRGYERLAERLRGIGAGAVQPEQVLTPEPVALPQLAVATD; translated from the coding sequence ATGCAACTAACCCCACTGCACATCCAGGGAGGCCGCGAACTGAGCGGCGATATCGCTGTCCAGCACAGCAAGAACGCGGCTCTGCCGATTATCGTGGCGAGCCTCCTGAGCAGTGAGCCGGTCACGTTGCACGGTGTGCCCCGTCTGTCGGACGTGTACACCATCCTGGAACTGATGCACCACATTGGGACCCGTCATACCTGGACCGGTCCCAACAGTCTGCTGCTGCATACGCCCGAGATCGTGCACACCGATGCTCCCTACGCCCTGGTCAGCAAGATGCGCGCGAGCTTCATCGTGATGGGGCCCATCCTGGCCCGTGCCGGTGAGGCGACGGTCAGTATGCCTGGGGGCTGCGCCTGGGGCCCCCGCCCGGTGGATCAGCATGTCAAGGCGCTGCGGGCTCTGGGCGCCGAGCTGACCGAGGACGACGGCAATTTTGCCGCGCGGCGAAGCGGCAGCCTGAACGGGCAGTTCTCCTTCGAGCTGCTGACCGTGGGCGGCACGCACAACGCCGTGCTGGCGGCTGTGCTGGGAGACGGCGTGGTCACGCTGGACAACGCCAGCATCGACACCGACGTGGTGGACATGATCGAGTTCCTGAACAGCCTCGGGGCCGATATCCAGGGCGCAGGCACCCATACCCTGACCATCCGGGGCGTGGCGGCGCTACGCGGGGGCGAGTACAAGGTGATTCCCGACCGCATTGAGGCCGGCACCTTCATGATCCTGGCCGCCGCGACCCGCAGCCGCCTGCGCCTGACGAACGTGCGCCCCGACCACCTGACGGCCATCGGCGAGAAGCTGCGCGAGATGGGCGTGGACGTGACCGAAGGGGCCGACACGCTCATTGTGGATGCCCGCGACCGTGAACTGAAGCCGGTAGACGTAATCACCCTGAGCTATCCCGGCTTTCCCACCGACGTGCAGCCGCAGATGAGCGCCCTGCTGGCTACTGTGCCGGGCAGAAGCGTGGTACAGGATCCGGTGTACCCCGACCGCCTGACCCACGTGGCTGAGTTGCAGCGGATGGGCGCGCATATCGAGGTGGACGGTTACACCCAGGTCATCCACGGGGCGCCTCTACACGCCGCCTCCGTCAAGGCCGCCGACCTGCGGGCGGGCGCGGCGCTGTTCATCGCCGGCCTGACGACCGAGGGCGAGACGATCATTGATGGCGTGCAGTACCTCAACCGGGGCTACGAGCGCCTCGCCGAGCGCCTGCGGGGTATTGGGGCCGGGGCCGTGCAGCCTGAGCAGGTCCTGACGCCCGAGCCTGTGGCGCTGCCCCAGCTCGCCGTCGCGACCGACTGA
- a CDS encoding pyridoxamine 5'-phosphate oxidase family protein: MSEVTHGEAVKTMGKIIKDVKFAMLTTHTANGELYSRPMTTQEVEFDGDLWFIGSKDSEAVADMRDRPQVNVSFSHPDKNNYVSVSGTAELVEDRAKLDELWSDFYKAYFDGKEDPNIQLIKVHAQGGEFWESSGKLVSFFKMAQSAVTGAKPEMGKNDTVKL; encoded by the coding sequence ATGAGCGAAGTGACGCACGGAGAAGCCGTCAAGACGATGGGCAAGATCATCAAAGACGTGAAGTTTGCCATGCTGACGACCCACACGGCCAATGGCGAGCTGTACTCGCGCCCAATGACCACGCAGGAAGTCGAGTTTGACGGTGACCTGTGGTTCATCGGGTCCAAGGACAGCGAAGCCGTGGCCGATATGCGCGATCGCCCGCAGGTCAACGTGAGCTTCTCGCACCCCGACAAGAACAACTATGTCAGCGTGAGCGGCACGGCCGAACTCGTTGAGGACCGGGCCAAGCTCGACGAGTTGTGGAGCGATTTCTACAAGGCCTACTTCGACGGCAAGGAAGATCCCAACATCCAGCTCATCAAGGTTCACGCCCAGGGCGGCGAGTTCTGGGAGAGCAGCGGTAAGCTCGTCTCCTTCTTCAAGATGGCCCAAAGCGCTGTCACCGGCGCCAAGCCCGAGATGGGCAAGAACGACACCGTCAAACTCTGA
- a CDS encoding MFS transporter: MSTAAAPPLNPWVLSAFWFGSAFHWLVLLLILMPANVVTFVGETQKGTYLGALAALGAVIALILPPLVGAHSDRHGKRLPYLRLGVGVNLAGLAVMALAVSLLGGLGGFWVYVLGFLLVQFGNNYATAPYSALIPQLVPAAQRGRYSGVMAMLQAVGQLLGAVSALVIGALHLPVWASFALVATVLLLPALVTLRGVPEPAEAAPLEDRAAEADAPRLSLRQLFAHQPFLWVFVTRVLFALGQYSVQPFLQYYNADVLGQRDAGQATSIMLACIIVGSIASALVGGRISDRVGRKPVIYAAGGMMAGAALLLLVAPNFVTALLLALLFGLGFGAFTSVDWALGSDAMPSRRSYARDMGVWHVAFVAPQMSSAPQGALLDWGNARGGNLGYTLVFGIAAVFFMLGVILVRKVPEQAHAPAAQT; this comes from the coding sequence ATGTCCACCGCTGCCGCGCCGCCGCTCAACCCCTGGGTTCTCTCCGCCTTCTGGTTCGGCAGCGCCTTTCACTGGCTGGTCCTGCTCCTGATCCTGATGCCCGCCAACGTGGTGACCTTCGTCGGCGAGACGCAGAAAGGCACCTACCTGGGCGCCCTGGCCGCCCTGGGGGCAGTCATCGCCCTGATCCTGCCGCCGCTGGTCGGGGCACACAGCGACCGCCACGGCAAGCGGCTGCCCTACCTGCGTCTGGGCGTAGGCGTGAATCTCGCCGGGCTGGCGGTCATGGCGCTGGCGGTGTCGCTGCTGGGCGGGCTGGGCGGCTTCTGGGTCTACGTGCTCGGCTTTCTGCTCGTGCAGTTCGGCAACAACTATGCCACGGCGCCCTATTCGGCCCTGATTCCCCAGCTTGTGCCGGCGGCGCAGCGCGGGCGCTACAGCGGCGTCATGGCGATGCTTCAGGCGGTGGGACAACTGCTGGGAGCCGTTTCGGCCCTCGTCATCGGCGCGCTGCATCTACCGGTCTGGGCCTCGTTCGCGCTGGTGGCGACCGTGCTGCTCCTGCCGGCCCTCGTCACCCTGCGCGGCGTGCCCGAACCCGCCGAGGCGGCGCCGCTGGAGGACCGGGCCGCCGAGGCGGACGCTCCCCGGCTCTCGCTGCGCCAGCTCTTCGCCCACCAGCCCTTTCTGTGGGTATTCGTCACCCGGGTGCTGTTCGCGCTGGGGCAGTACAGTGTGCAGCCCTTCTTGCAGTACTACAACGCCGACGTCCTGGGCCAGCGCGACGCTGGGCAGGCGACAAGCATCATGCTCGCGTGCATCATCGTGGGCAGCATCGCCTCGGCGCTGGTGGGGGGACGAATCAGCGACCGGGTCGGGCGCAAACCGGTCATCTATGCGGCGGGCGGCATGATGGCAGGCGCCGCTCTGCTGCTGCTCGTGGCGCCGAACTTCGTGACTGCGCTGCTGCTCGCCCTGCTGTTCGGTCTGGGCTTCGGGGCGTTTACCAGTGTGGACTGGGCGCTGGGCAGCGACGCCATGCCCAGCCGCCGCAGCTACGCGCGCGACATGGGTGTGTGGCACGTGGCCTTCGTCGCCCCGCAGATGAGCAGTGCGCCGCAGGGAGCCCTCCTCGACTGGGGCAACGCGCGCGGCGGCAACCTGGGCTACACGCTGGTCTTCGGCATTGCAGCAGTGTTTTTCATGCTCGGCGTGATCCTGGTGCGCAAGGTGCCTGAGCAGGCCCATGCCCCGGCGGCACAAACCTGA
- a CDS encoding RluA family pseudouridine synthase: MTTPAPARAPLLPPTEKPRVVVEHPDFYVIHKPALWLTHPVRARVDVPDILTFMQRETGEPDLAPPHRLDRETSGTQLLTRDADAARRFFTLFKTHLVGKTYLALVHGTPEWEARTLDAPLGDLGLGGANRVAIRQAVVPDGRAAVTDFRVVERRAGHALIRAYPRSGRLHQIRAHLAHLGLPMVGDKIYGRDPQAFLDFMEHGQTPELTVRLGLARQALHAARIAFPWDGGQVAVSVPLAPDLQAYWDALDPS, from the coding sequence GTGACCACCCCGGCCCCGGCGCGCGCGCCCCTGCTGCCCCCGACCGAGAAGCCGCGCGTGGTCGTCGAACACCCCGACTTCTACGTGATCCACAAGCCGGCGCTGTGGTTGACCCACCCGGTCCGCGCGCGGGTGGACGTGCCCGACATCCTCACCTTCATGCAGCGCGAGACGGGCGAGCCGGACCTCGCGCCGCCCCACCGCCTCGACCGCGAGACGAGCGGTACCCAGCTCCTGACCCGCGACGCCGACGCCGCTCGCCGGTTTTTCACGCTGTTCAAGACCCATCTGGTCGGCAAGACCTATCTCGCGCTCGTCCACGGCACACCGGAGTGGGAAGCGCGGACACTGGACGCGCCGCTGGGCGACCTGGGGCTGGGGGGCGCGAACCGCGTCGCCATCCGGCAGGCGGTCGTGCCGGATGGCCGGGCCGCCGTGACTGATTTCCGGGTGGTGGAACGCCGCGCCGGGCACGCACTGATCCGGGCGTATCCGCGTTCGGGGCGGCTGCACCAGATCCGCGCCCATCTCGCGCACCTGGGCCTGCCGATGGTCGGCGACAAGATCTACGGCCGCGACCCACAGGCCTTCCTCGACTTCATGGAACACGGTCAGACACCGGAGCTGACGGTGCGGCTGGGCCTGGCCCGGCAGGCCCTGCACGCCGCGCGCATCGCCTTTCCGTGGGACGGCGGGCAGGTTGCGGTGTCGGTGCCGCTCGCCCCGGACCTCCAGGCCTACTGGGACGCCCTCGACCCGTCCTGA
- a CDS encoding NADPH-dependent FMN reductase: MKFTVLSTSLDPESRSAWLAELAAAQLGALGHEITHLDLRADPLPPFDNVQGAAGCYSHPASARYHAAIAGADGIFLAAPVYNWGLGSGAKALVELTGSSDEGRGLHGAWFDQPVTFLISGGLDHGYLSHGAFALGLMVDFRCVVNPHFVYATSAHWDAPGVPGEWLAARLSQTVERGADLSARLRGRSYRSVWEL, translated from the coding sequence ATGAAGTTCACGGTCCTCTCGACCAGCCTCGACCCCGAAAGCCGCAGCGCGTGGCTGGCGGAGCTCGCGGCCGCGCAGCTCGGAGCGCTGGGGCACGAGATCACGCACCTCGACCTGCGCGCCGATCCCCTGCCCCCCTTCGACAACGTGCAGGGGGCGGCGGGCTGCTACAGCCACCCGGCCTCCGCGCGCTATCACGCGGCGATTGCCGGGGCCGACGGGATCTTCCTGGCTGCGCCGGTCTACAACTGGGGGCTGGGCTCGGGGGCCAAGGCGCTCGTCGAGCTGACCGGCAGCAGCGATGAGGGACGCGGCCTGCACGGCGCGTGGTTCGACCAGCCAGTCACGTTCCTGATCTCCGGCGGGCTGGACCACGGGTACCTGAGCCACGGGGCCTTTGCCCTGGGCCTCATGGTGGATTTTCGCTGCGTGGTCAACCCGCATTTCGTCTACGCCACCTCGGCCCACTGGGACGCGCCGGGCGTGCCGGGCGAGTGGCTCGCCGCGCGGCTGTCGCAGACCGTCGAGCGCGGCGCAGACCTCTCGGCGCGGCTGCGTGGCCGCAGCTACCGCAGCGTGTGGGAACTGTGA
- a CDS encoding inorganic pyrophosphatase — protein sequence MPLQEGPGEPGAVEGVVEWTAGTRDRLIWRGDRLEPYRQEPWPAPVNYGCLPGTHNPADAAEVDAVWLGEPLPAGTRLRAVPTGLLSLADGDHKVVFGRVDGSGPDGLGTAALLAWFPPERGARLLGAAEAWAWLASLEQLES from the coding sequence GTGCCCTTACAGGAGGGGCCCGGAGAGCCGGGAGCCGTGGAGGGCGTCGTCGAGTGGACGGCCGGCACCCGTGACCGCCTGATCTGGCGCGGCGACAGGCTGGAACCCTACCGCCAGGAGCCCTGGCCTGCACCTGTGAACTACGGCTGCCTGCCCGGCACCCACAACCCGGCCGACGCCGCCGAGGTGGACGCCGTGTGGTTGGGCGAGCCGCTGCCGGCCGGCACCCGCCTGCGCGCCGTGCCGACGGGTCTGTTGTCCCTCGCCGACGGAGACCATAAGGTCGTCTTCGGCCGGGTAGACGGCTCTGGGCCAGACGGGCTGGGGACAGCGGCCCTGCTTGCCTGGTTTCCGCCTGAACGCGGCGCGCGGCTGCTCGGCGCGGCCGAGGCCTGGGCGTGGTTGGCGTCCCTGGAACAGCTGGAGAGTTAG
- a CDS encoding RIP metalloprotease, which yields MNVVQGIAAALTPLGLLWTVLIIGLATFLHELAHYALARWQGVAVKSFSVGMGPVLFRRDWRGTEWRLSLLPIGGYVEIDGMAPVEDGQNAQGQPVYRHPTHGFARLGAWGKVAVLLAGPLMNLLLAIALMTVTFTAQGVPAPDRVRIESVQTGSRAAALGLQAGDVVTAIDGQDIPDTVTIGGAAAPGWESLRDSLGRAGQRTFTVERGGQTRTVAFDWQPTVGGQRQLLGIRYGPDVQPTSVPAAVGTALTTTVQAVPQVLRAFGNLFARLFTLNLASDENVSGPIGTAQIVSQAAATSPWALVQVGVLLNLSLAFFNLLPIPGLDGGRILLVLFGALRGRPLTFSQEQAVNFAGFAFVMTLMLFVVVRDVGRFF from the coding sequence ATGAACGTGGTGCAGGGCATCGCGGCGGCCCTTACACCTCTGGGGCTGCTGTGGACCGTGCTCATCATCGGTCTGGCGACCTTTCTGCACGAGCTGGCCCACTACGCCCTGGCACGCTGGCAGGGCGTGGCGGTCAAGTCGTTCAGCGTCGGCATGGGGCCAGTGCTGTTCAGGCGCGACTGGCGCGGCACCGAGTGGCGGCTCTCGCTGCTGCCCATCGGCGGGTATGTCGAGATCGACGGTATGGCCCCGGTCGAAGACGGTCAGAACGCGCAGGGCCAGCCGGTCTACCGCCACCCGACCCACGGCTTCGCCCGTCTGGGCGCCTGGGGCAAGGTGGCCGTGCTGCTCGCCGGGCCGCTCATGAACCTGCTGCTGGCGATAGCGCTGATGACCGTCACCTTCACGGCCCAGGGCGTCCCGGCCCCCGACCGCGTGCGGATCGAGAGCGTGCAGACCGGGTCACGGGCAGCGGCGCTGGGCCTGCAGGCCGGCGACGTGGTAACCGCCATCGACGGGCAGGACATTCCCGACACGGTGACCATCGGCGGCGCGGCGGCCCCCGGCTGGGAAAGCCTGCGCGACAGTCTGGGCCGCGCCGGGCAGCGCACCTTCACCGTCGAGCGCGGCGGCCAGACCCGCACGGTGGCCTTCGACTGGCAGCCCACGGTCGGCGGCCAGCGGCAACTGCTGGGCATCCGTTACGGGCCGGACGTGCAGCCCACCAGCGTGCCGGCGGCGGTGGGCACGGCCCTGACCACCACAGTTCAGGCCGTACCGCAGGTGCTGCGCGCCTTCGGGAACCTGTTCGCGCGGCTGTTCACGCTCAACCTCGCCTCCGACGAGAACGTCAGTGGGCCCATCGGCACGGCGCAGATCGTGAGTCAGGCGGCGGCCACCAGCCCATGGGCCCTCGTGCAGGTCGGCGTGCTGCTCAACCTCTCGCTGGCCTTCTTCAACCTCCTGCCGATTCCGGGCCTGGACGGTGGGCGCATCCTGCTCGTGCTGTTCGGGGCGCTGCGGGGCCGGCCGCTGACCTTCTCGCAGGAGCAGGCCGTGAACTTCGCGGGCTTCGCGTTCGTCATGACGCTGATGCTGTTCGTGGTCGTGCGCGACGTGGGCCGCTTCTTCTGA
- the dxr gene encoding 1-deoxy-D-xylulose-5-phosphate reductoisomerase — MKLTVLGSTGSIGTQTLDVARERGWAVGTLAAGRNLERLAAQVREFRPEVVSVDASVYSQARDLLGTSARVVADADEAAAQSADVVVNAMSGLIGLSPTRRALEAGRAVALATKEAMVTAAHLMWEAAAVGGGRVVPVDSEHTGVYQCLTGEDMADVAEVILTASGGPFRDGPADLSGVTPEQALKHPSWSMGPKVTIDSATLMNKGLEVMECASLYGLPLSQVGVVVHPQSLVHTAVRFRDGSLKAQFGPTDMRLPIAYAVDAAPSGMQRPGDVRGARRGGEVGGHLGWPLRGEWQFRDPDPVRFPCLALAYRAGEMGGLAPVALNAADEVAVEAFLAGQIGFLDIPRLLERVLDDTPAGHLTWDSLTSTDAWARTRSRELVRAGVRT; from the coding sequence ATGAAGTTGACGGTTCTGGGCAGCACGGGAAGCATCGGCACGCAGACGCTGGATGTGGCGCGCGAACGCGGCTGGGCGGTGGGCACGCTCGCCGCAGGGCGCAATCTGGAGCGGCTGGCCGCGCAGGTCCGGGAGTTCCGGCCGGAGGTCGTCAGCGTGGACGCCTCCGTCTACAGCCAAGCCCGCGACCTGCTGGGGACCAGCGCGCGGGTGGTTGCCGATGCCGACGAGGCCGCTGCTCAGTCCGCCGACGTGGTGGTCAATGCCATGAGCGGCCTGATCGGGCTGTCGCCCACCCGGCGGGCGCTGGAGGCGGGCCGCGCGGTCGCCCTGGCGACCAAAGAGGCGATGGTCACGGCCGCCCACCTCATGTGGGAGGCAGCTGCGGTCGGTGGCGGGCGCGTGGTGCCGGTGGACTCGGAGCATACCGGCGTGTACCAGTGCCTGACCGGCGAGGACATGGCCGACGTGGCCGAGGTGATCCTGACCGCCTCGGGCGGCCCTTTCCGCGATGGCCCCGCCGACCTGAGCGGCGTGACGCCCGAGCAGGCCCTCAAGCACCCCTCATGGAGCATGGGGCCGAAGGTCACCATCGATAGCGCCACGCTCATGAACAAGGGTCTGGAGGTCATGGAGTGCGCCAGCCTGTACGGCCTGCCCCTGTCGCAGGTGGGCGTGGTTGTGCACCCGCAGAGCCTCGTACACACGGCGGTGCGCTTCCGCGACGGCAGTCTCAAGGCGCAGTTCGGGCCGACCGATATGCGGCTGCCCATCGCCTACGCCGTCGACGCGGCCCCGAGCGGGATGCAGCGCCCCGGCGACGTGCGCGGCGCGCGCCGGGGCGGTGAGGTCGGCGGTCACCTGGGCTGGCCGCTGCGCGGCGAGTGGCAGTTCCGCGACCCCGACCCGGTGCGCTTTCCGTGTCTCGCGCTCGCCTACCGCGCGGGCGAGATGGGAGGCCTGGCACCCGTGGCCCTGAACGCCGCCGACGAGGTGGCGGTCGAGGCCTTCCTGGCGGGCCAGATCGGCTTTCTGGACATTCCCCGGCTGCTTGAGCGTGTCCTTGACGACACGCCGGCCGGCCACCTGACCTGGGACAGCCTGACCTCAACCGATGCCTGGGCACGGACACGCTCGCGCGAGTTGGTCCGGGCCGGGGTGCGGACATGA
- a CDS encoding phosphatidate cytidylyltransferase produces the protein MESLSSRVLTSVVGFAALSLVVWIGWWAMLPALIVVSVMCLYEYVRMLDKNDIDVRRISVMLFGAAIIVASLPMWPQAPWAGGSWREAVLTIAVGALLVLEVIRPGERPLERLVYSVFGLLYIPWLLGYFLMLRYAPDAERGLLYFALPLMATFAADIGGFFAGHYFGRRKLAPEVSPGKTVEGAVGGLLFSFVIVLVMTSLAHIWSPLEAFLYSVLVVSASQLGDLSESLIKRALRVKDSGSSLPGHGGFLDRIDSLLFAVPATYLFLKISILVN, from the coding sequence ATGGAGTCGCTGAGCAGCCGCGTCCTGACCTCGGTGGTCGGGTTCGCGGCGCTGAGTCTGGTCGTATGGATCGGGTGGTGGGCCATGCTGCCCGCCCTCATCGTCGTATCGGTGATGTGCCTGTACGAATACGTGCGGATGCTCGACAAGAACGACATCGACGTGCGGCGCATCTCGGTGATGCTGTTCGGGGCGGCGATCATCGTAGCGAGTCTGCCGATGTGGCCACAGGCCCCCTGGGCGGGCGGCTCGTGGCGCGAGGCAGTGCTGACCATCGCGGTCGGAGCCCTGCTGGTACTGGAGGTCATCCGACCCGGTGAGCGGCCGCTCGAACGGCTGGTCTACAGCGTGTTCGGGCTGCTCTACATTCCCTGGCTGCTGGGGTACTTCCTGATGCTGCGCTACGCCCCGGACGCCGAGCGCGGGCTGCTGTATTTCGCGTTGCCGCTGATGGCGACCTTCGCGGCCGACATCGGGGGCTTTTTTGCTGGGCACTACTTCGGGCGGCGTAAGCTGGCCCCCGAGGTCAGCCCCGGCAAGACAGTCGAGGGCGCGGTGGGTGGACTGCTGTTCAGTTTCGTCATCGTGCTCGTGATGACCTCGCTGGCGCACATCTGGTCGCCGCTCGAAGCCTTCCTGTATTCGGTGTTGGTGGTCAGCGCCTCGCAGCTGGGCGACCTCTCCGAGAGCCTGATCAAGAGGGCGCTGCGCGTCAAGGACAGTGGCAGCAGCCTGCCGGGGCACGGCGGGTTCCTCGACCGCATCGACAGCCTGCTGTTCGCGGTGCCGGCCACCTACCTCTTCCTGAAGATCAGCATTCTGGTGAACTGA
- the frr gene encoding ribosome recycling factor — protein MADMKSIQADARDRMGKAIESLENNLSVLRTGRANPGILKKVLVDYYGSTVPIDQVASISTPDARTLVITPWDRGALAPIERAIRDSDLGLNPNNKGDTIFISLPMLTEERRKDLVKNAKNYSEDARVAIRNIRKQTLDEVKKVEGIGDDEIKRGEADVQKITDEYVARVDSTFQKKEQEILG, from the coding sequence ATGGCAGACATGAAAAGCATTCAGGCCGACGCCCGCGACCGCATGGGCAAGGCCATCGAGTCGCTGGAAAACAACCTTTCCGTGCTGCGCACGGGCCGCGCCAACCCCGGCATCCTGAAAAAGGTGCTCGTGGACTACTACGGCTCGACGGTGCCGATCGACCAGGTGGCAAGCATCTCCACCCCCGACGCCCGCACGCTGGTCATCACGCCGTGGGACCGCGGCGCGCTGGCGCCCATCGAGCGCGCCATTCGCGACAGCGACCTGGGCCTGAACCCCAACAATAAGGGCGACACCATCTTCATCTCGCTGCCGATGCTGACCGAGGAGCGCCGCAAGGACCTCGTGAAGAACGCCAAGAACTACTCCGAGGACGCGCGGGTGGCAATCCGCAACATCCGTAAGCAGACGCTCGACGAGGTCAAGAAGGTCGAGGGTATCGGTGACGACGAGATCAAGCGCGGCGAGGCCGACGTGCAGAAGATCACCGACGAGTACGTGGCGCGGGTGGACAGCACCTTCCAGAAGAAGGAGCAGGAAATCTTAGGGTGA
- the pyrH gene encoding UMP kinase, whose translation MFKRVLLKLSGEFLAGASGFGISPEEASALSRRIVTALEGTDVELAVVIGGGNLWRGARNGEGMDPATADYIGMLGTVMNAMALQDAMESAGRPTRVMTAIQMHAVAEPYIRRRAIRHLEKGRVVILGGGNGAPFFTTDTTSTLRALELGADVVLMAKNKVDGVYDSDPRKNPDAKLLRELTHREVVERRLEVMDATALTLCMDRGLPIVVFDLFQEGNLERLFRGERVGTLIQS comes from the coding sequence ATGTTCAAACGCGTTCTTCTCAAGCTGTCCGGTGAATTTCTGGCGGGAGCCTCCGGCTTCGGCATCAGTCCCGAGGAGGCCAGCGCCCTGTCCCGCCGAATCGTCACCGCACTTGAGGGCACGGACGTGGAACTCGCCGTGGTCATCGGGGGCGGCAACCTGTGGCGCGGCGCGCGCAACGGTGAGGGGATGGACCCGGCGACCGCCGACTACATCGGCATGTTGGGCACCGTCATGAATGCGATGGCGCTGCAAGACGCCATGGAGTCGGCCGGGCGCCCCACCCGCGTCATGACCGCCATCCAGATGCACGCGGTCGCCGAACCATACATCCGCCGCCGCGCCATCCGGCACCTGGAAAAGGGCCGCGTAGTAATTCTGGGCGGGGGCAACGGCGCGCCCTTCTTCACGACCGACACCACGAGCACCCTTCGCGCCCTGGAACTCGGGGCCGATGTCGTCTTGATGGCCAAGAACAAGGTGGACGGCGTGTACGACAGTGACCCCCGCAAGAATCCCGACGCCAAGCTGCTGCGCGAACTGACCCACCGGGAAGTCGTCGAACGCCGCCTGGAGGTCATGGACGCTACCGCCCTGACCCTGTGCATGGACCGTGGCCTGCCGATCGTGGTGTTCGATCTGTTCCAGGAAGGCAATCTCGAACGCCTGTTCCGGGGCGAGCGGGTCGGCACGCTCATCCAGAGCTGA
- the tsf gene encoding translation elongation factor Ts, giving the protein MMESIKKLRELTGAGMMDVKKALSDAGNDEDKAIALLRERGIVKAAKKSDREAREGLVRFVVSGNKAAMVEVNSETDFVARNSDFQALVEKLAQTALQAGTSDIEEFKNFSLDGDTVGTTVAAAAGKIGENLVLNRVAFIEAGEGEQLAGYVHSNGKIGVLVDVAGGTEAHAKDVALHVAAERPQYLSRNEVNGEDIEKEREILTNKALNEGKPQQIVEKIVSGQIGKFYQDKVLPEQNFVKDNSMTVAQYLGDASIKRFVRFEIGS; this is encoded by the coding sequence ATGATGGAATCGATCAAGAAACTGCGCGAACTGACCGGCGCGGGCATGATGGACGTGAAAAAGGCCCTGTCTGACGCGGGCAACGACGAAGACAAGGCGATTGCCCTGCTGCGCGAACGCGGCATCGTGAAGGCCGCCAAGAAGAGCGACCGCGAAGCCCGTGAAGGCCTCGTGCGCTTCGTCGTGAGCGGCAACAAGGCCGCCATGGTCGAAGTGAACAGTGAGACCGACTTTGTGGCCCGCAACAGCGACTTCCAGGCCCTGGTCGAGAAGCTGGCCCAGACGGCCCTCCAGGCCGGCACCAGCGACATCGAGGAGTTCAAGAACTTCTCGCTGGACGGCGATACCGTGGGCACCACCGTGGCCGCCGCCGCGGGCAAGATCGGCGAAAATCTGGTCCTGAACCGCGTGGCCTTTATCGAAGCGGGCGAAGGCGAGCAGCTCGCCGGCTACGTGCACAGCAACGGCAAGATCGGCGTGCTCGTGGACGTGGCAGGCGGCACCGAAGCGCACGCCAAGGACGTGGCCCTGCATGTGGCCGCCGAGCGCCCTCAGTACCTCAGCCGCAACGAAGTGAACGGCGAGGACATCGAGAAGGAGCGCGAGATCCTCACCAACAAGGCGCTCAACGAGGGCAAGCCCCAGCAGATCGTCGAGAAGATCGTCAGCGGTCAGATCGGCAAGTTCTACCAGGACAAGGTGCTGCCCGAGCAGAACTTCGTCAAGGACAACAGCATGACGGTGGCGCAGTACCTGGGCGACGCGAGCATCAAGCGTTTCGTCCGTTTCGAAATCGGCTCGTAA